The Hemibagrus wyckioides isolate EC202008001 linkage group LG10, SWU_Hwy_1.0, whole genome shotgun sequence genome includes a window with the following:
- the cart1 gene encoding cocaine- and amphetamine-regulated transcript protein, producing MINERLLILTLTCYVFVWIGNCEDLVEIRSPEDDIKAQEEKELIEALQEVLEKLRNKQSPSTEKRLGWVPACDAGEQCAIRKGARFGKVCTCPGGTMCSFSILKCL from the exons ATGATCAACGAGCGTCTCCTGATTCTCACACTCACCTGCTATGTCTTTGTCTGGATCGGAAACTGCGAAGATTTAGTTGAGATCCGTTCACCTGAAGATGACATTAAGGCACAGGAGGAAAAAGAGCTG ATTGAAGCTCTTCAGGAAGTCCTTGAAAAACTGAGGAATAAACAAAGTCCATCCACTGAGAAGAGGTTAGGCTGGGTTCCTGCG TGTGATGCAGGTGAGCAGTGTGCCATTCGGAAAGGTGCTCGTTTTGGGAAGGTGTGTACCTGTCCCGGTGGAACCATGTGCAGCTTCTCCATCCTGAAATGTttgtga
- the osbpl1a gene encoding oxysterol-binding protein-related protein 1 isoform X1, translating into MEGLDPEEQFLRDARNGNLAGIQRLLMSKIKEEAKLNINCKGKSRSNLGWAPLHLSCYFGHKDVVEELLKAGADANLTNNVGDTPLHKAAFTGRQEVVKLLLQYDACPSVINGSAQIPKDITHDEEIRSMLEAAERTEERKLEEQVLEAAREGATTTLLKLLAREKPPNINCTDLLGNTPLHCAAYRGQKQCAVKLLQNGASPNIKNKNGQTVFDLAKDAEMRQILEGGLMKGLRRYVQMFEGPLWKSTRFFGWRSCWVVLQDGVLSWYSKQSDATSNIQSKGCKTLTQAQCSTKDSCYFTVKYFDESVHYFKVSPKGNPEATRRKWLEAIEAHSAFSTHYCSQDQGSEEDEDEVILLGELTESLQRAEACHGKLESELLSLLSMVKEDALSEGLPVAVLQKLREVCEASSETCSSLRQCLDLFSRQDGARSLKLEQEVEKNKILSEALQTLATEHHELEQSVVRGSSPRSAILSEDDFYDALSQSDSERSQSCLELSHSFEEGDEGRSELYYSVASFTGGRMSQEDWHGDEEEEDEKAKSNGARKHRISLPAPMFSRNNCSIWSILRKCIGMELSKITMPVIFNEPLSFLQRLTEYMEHTYLIQQANDSTDSIERMKCVAAFAVSAVASQWERTGKPFNPLLGETYELVREDLGFRVISEQVSHHPPVSAFHAEGLQTDFVFHGSIYPKLKFWGKSVEAEPKGIMTLELPKYNEAYTWTNPTCCVHNIIVGQLWIEQYGNVEVINHRTGEKCCLSFKPCGLFGKELHKVEGYILDKSKKKVCVLYGKWTECMYAVDPAMFEAHKKNDKVTEGKKSSKEGSSAESEESPQPGSNSLEEIPGSQLLWKITPRPANSAQMYNFTSFAMQLNELDEEIEAVIPKTDCRLRPDIRAMENGDIDLASEEKKRLEEKQRAARKSRAKSDEDWKTRGSISSPRWFHQGPNPHTNSQDWLFSTAYWNRDYSQVPDIY; encoded by the exons ATGGAGGGGCTCGATCCTGAGGAGCAGTTTCTCCGGGATGCCAGAAATGGGAACCTGGCAGGAATTCAAAGACTTTTGATGTCTAAAATAAAGGAAGAAGCAAAATTGAACATCAACTGTaaag GCAAGAGTAGGTCAAATTTGGGATGGGCTCCTCTTCATCTGTCCTGCTACTTCGGACACAAGGACGTGGTGGAGGAATTGCTTAAG GCTGGAGCAGATGCCAATCTGACAAACAACGTAGGCGACACACCACTTCATAAAGCAGCTTTCACAGGACGACAG gAGGTGGTGAAACTGCTGCTTCAGTACGATGCCTGTCCTTCAGTCATCAATGGCTCAGCTCAGATTCCCAAAGACATCAcacatgatgaggagatcaggaGCATGCTGGAGG CGGCTGAGCGTACCGAGGAGAGGAAGTTGGAGGAGCAGGTGTTAGAAGCAGCTCGAGAAGGAGCCACAACTACCCTGTTAAAACTG CTGGCCAGGGAGAAACCTCCAAACATCAACTGCACAGATCTGCTGGGTAACACTCCCTTACACTGCGCTGCATACAGAGGCCAGAAACAGTGTGCAGTCAAACTGCTGCAGAACGGAGCCAGCCCCAACATCAAGAACAAGAACG GTCAGACTGTATTTGATCTTGCGAAAGATGCAGAGATGAGGCAGATCCTGGAGGGCGGTTTGATGAAA GGTCTGAGGCGTTATGTTCAGATGTTTGAAGGTCCTCTTTGGAAG AGCACCAGGTTCTTTGGCTGGCGTTCCTGCTGGGTCGTTCTTCAAGATGGAGTTTTGTCATGGTACTCAAAACA GTCTGATGCTACATCCAACATTCAGAGTAAAGGCTGCAAAACCCTGACCCAAGCCCAATGTAGT ACTAAAGACAGCTGCTACTTTACAGTCAAGTACTTTGATGAAAGCGTCCATTATTTTAAAGTCTCACCAAAAGGCAACCCAGAAGCCACCAGAAGA aaatgGTTGGAAGCTATCGAGGCACACTCGGCTTTCAGCACTCATTACTGCTCACAGGATCAGGGAagtgaggaagatgaggatgaggtgaTATTGCTGGGTGAATTGACAGAGTCTCTGCAG CGGGCTGAGGCGTGTCATGGGAAGTTGGAGTCTGAGCTGTTGTCCCTCCTCTCTATGGTGAAAGAGGATGCACTCAGTGAAG GCCTCCCGGTGGCTGTGCTGCAGAAGctcagagaggtgtgtgaggccTCCAGCGAGACCTGTTCAAGTCTCCGTCAGTGTCTCGACTTGTTCTCCAGACAGGATGGG gcacgCAGCCTGaagctggaacaggaagtggagaaGAACAAGATCCTGTCAGAGGCTCTGCAGACTTTGGCTACAGAGCATCATGAGCTGGAGCAGTCTGTGGTTCGAGGCTCGTCTCCCCGCAGTGCCATTCTCAGCGAGGACGACTTCTATGATGCGCTTTCCC AGTCTGACTCGGAGCGTTCGCAGAGCTGCCTAGAGTTGAGTCACTCGTTTGAGGAAGGGGACGAGGGCAGGTCAGAGCTCTATTATAGCGTGGCCAGTTTCACTGGAGGGAGGATGTCCCAGGAGGATTGGCAtggtgatgaagaggaggaggatgaaaaaGCCAAATCCAATGGAGCCAGAAAACACAG GATAAGTTTGCCAGCTCCCATGTTTTCCAGAAACAACTGCAGCATCTGGAGCATACTGAGAAAATGCATTGGAATG GAGCTGTCTAAAATAACAATGCCGGTCATCTTCAACGAGCCTCTCAGCTTCTTACAGAGACTCACAGAGTACATGGAGCACACTTATCTCATCCAGCAGGCTAACGACTCCACTGACTCCATAGAGAGAATGAAG tgtgtagcAGCGTTTGCAGTGTCTGCAGTGGCGTCTCAGTGGGAGAGGACAGGAAAACCCTTTAACCCCCTGCTGGGGGAAACATATGAGCTCGTCAG AGAGGATTTGGGTTTCCGTGTGATCTCGGAGCAGGTGAGTCACCATCCTCCAGTTAGTGCTTTCCACGCTGAGGGCCTGCAGACGGACTTTGTTTTCCACGGGTCCATCTACCCCAAGCTGAAGTTCTGGGGTAAAAGTGTGGAGGCTGAGCCGAAGGGCATCATGACTTTGGAGCTGCCCAA GTATAATGAGGCGTACACGTGGACAAATCCGACATGCTGCGTTCACAACATCATCGTGGGGCAGCTATGGATTGAACAGTACGGCAATGTGGAGGTGATCAACCACAG AACTGGAGAGAAGTGCTGTCTCAGCTTCAAACCCTGCGGTCTTTTTGGAAAAGAACTGCATAAAGTCGAGGGCTACATTCTTGACAAAAG CAAaaagaaggtgtgtgttttgtacggGAAATGGACGGAGTGCATGTACGCAGTGGATCCGGCAATGTTCGAGGCTCACAAGAAGAACGATAAGGTCACAGAGGGGAAGAAAAGCAGTAAAGAG GGGTCCAGTGCTGAATCTGAAGAAAGCCCACAACCAGGCAGCAACTCTCTGGAGGAGATTCCAGGCAGCCAGTTACTCTGGAAAATTACACCACGACCAGCCAACTCTGCCCAG ATGTACAATTTCACTTCGTTCGCCATGCAGCTAAATGAACTAGATGAAGAGATCGAAGCTGTAATTCCCAAAACTGACTGCAGACTCAGACCCGACATCCGCGCCATGGAAAATGGAGACATTG ACTTGGCAAGTGAGGAGAAAAAGAGGCTGGAGGAAAAACAGAGAGCAGCACGCAAGAGCCGGGCCAAGTCAGACGAGGACTGGAAGACAAG AGGCTCCATCTCTAGCCCCAG GTGGTTTCATCAGGGTCCGAACCCTCATACCAACTCTCAAGACTGGCTCTTCTCCACCGCTTACTGGAACCGAGATTACTCCCAAGTGCCTGATATTTACTGA
- the osbpl1a gene encoding oxysterol-binding protein-related protein 1 isoform X2, which translates to MEGLDPEEQFLRDARNGNLAGIQRLLMSKIKEEAKLNINCKGKSRSNLGWAPLHLSCYFGHKDVVEELLKAGADANLTNNVGDTPLHKAAFTGRQEVVKLLLQYDACPSVINGSAQIPKDITHDEEIRSMLEAAERTEERKLEEQVLEAAREGATTTLLKLLAREKPPNINCTDLLGNTPLHCAAYRGQKQCAVKLLQNGASPNIKNKNGQTVFDLAKDAEMRQILEGGLMKGLRRYVQMFEGPLWKSTRFFGWRSCWVVLQDGVLSWYSKQSDATSNIQSKGCKTLTQAQCSTKDSCYFTVKYFDESVHYFKVSPKGNPEATRRKWLEAIEAHSAFSTHYCSQDQGSEEDEDEVILLGELTESLQRAEACHGKLESELLSLLSMVKEDALSEGLPVAVLQKLREVCEASSETCSSLRQCLDLFSRQDGARSLKLEQEVEKNKILSEALQTLATEHHELEQSVVRGSSPRSAILSEDDFYDALSQSDSERSQSCLELSHSFEEGDEGRSELYYSVASFTGGRMSQEDWHGDEEEEDEKAKSNGARKHRISLPAPMFSRNNCSIWSILRKCIGMELSKITMPVIFNEPLSFLQRLTEYMEHTYLIQQANDSTDSIERMKCVAAFAVSAVASQWERTGKPFNPLLGETYELVREDLGFRVISEQVSHHPPVSAFHAEGLQTDFVFHGSIYPKLKFWGKSVEAEPKGIMTLELPKYNEAYTWTNPTCCVHNIIVGQLWIEQYGNVEVINHRTGEKCCLSFKPCGLFGKELHKVEGYILDKSKKKVCVLYGKWTECMYAVDPAMFEAHKKNDKVTEGKKSSKEGSSAESEESPQPGSNSLEEIPGSQLLWKITPRPANSAQMYNFTSFAMQLNELDEEIEAVIPKTDCRLRPDIRAMENGDIDLASEEKKRLEEKQRAARKSRAKSDEDWKTRWFHQGPNPHTNSQDWLFSTAYWNRDYSQVPDIY; encoded by the exons ATGGAGGGGCTCGATCCTGAGGAGCAGTTTCTCCGGGATGCCAGAAATGGGAACCTGGCAGGAATTCAAAGACTTTTGATGTCTAAAATAAAGGAAGAAGCAAAATTGAACATCAACTGTaaag GCAAGAGTAGGTCAAATTTGGGATGGGCTCCTCTTCATCTGTCCTGCTACTTCGGACACAAGGACGTGGTGGAGGAATTGCTTAAG GCTGGAGCAGATGCCAATCTGACAAACAACGTAGGCGACACACCACTTCATAAAGCAGCTTTCACAGGACGACAG gAGGTGGTGAAACTGCTGCTTCAGTACGATGCCTGTCCTTCAGTCATCAATGGCTCAGCTCAGATTCCCAAAGACATCAcacatgatgaggagatcaggaGCATGCTGGAGG CGGCTGAGCGTACCGAGGAGAGGAAGTTGGAGGAGCAGGTGTTAGAAGCAGCTCGAGAAGGAGCCACAACTACCCTGTTAAAACTG CTGGCCAGGGAGAAACCTCCAAACATCAACTGCACAGATCTGCTGGGTAACACTCCCTTACACTGCGCTGCATACAGAGGCCAGAAACAGTGTGCAGTCAAACTGCTGCAGAACGGAGCCAGCCCCAACATCAAGAACAAGAACG GTCAGACTGTATTTGATCTTGCGAAAGATGCAGAGATGAGGCAGATCCTGGAGGGCGGTTTGATGAAA GGTCTGAGGCGTTATGTTCAGATGTTTGAAGGTCCTCTTTGGAAG AGCACCAGGTTCTTTGGCTGGCGTTCCTGCTGGGTCGTTCTTCAAGATGGAGTTTTGTCATGGTACTCAAAACA GTCTGATGCTACATCCAACATTCAGAGTAAAGGCTGCAAAACCCTGACCCAAGCCCAATGTAGT ACTAAAGACAGCTGCTACTTTACAGTCAAGTACTTTGATGAAAGCGTCCATTATTTTAAAGTCTCACCAAAAGGCAACCCAGAAGCCACCAGAAGA aaatgGTTGGAAGCTATCGAGGCACACTCGGCTTTCAGCACTCATTACTGCTCACAGGATCAGGGAagtgaggaagatgaggatgaggtgaTATTGCTGGGTGAATTGACAGAGTCTCTGCAG CGGGCTGAGGCGTGTCATGGGAAGTTGGAGTCTGAGCTGTTGTCCCTCCTCTCTATGGTGAAAGAGGATGCACTCAGTGAAG GCCTCCCGGTGGCTGTGCTGCAGAAGctcagagaggtgtgtgaggccTCCAGCGAGACCTGTTCAAGTCTCCGTCAGTGTCTCGACTTGTTCTCCAGACAGGATGGG gcacgCAGCCTGaagctggaacaggaagtggagaaGAACAAGATCCTGTCAGAGGCTCTGCAGACTTTGGCTACAGAGCATCATGAGCTGGAGCAGTCTGTGGTTCGAGGCTCGTCTCCCCGCAGTGCCATTCTCAGCGAGGACGACTTCTATGATGCGCTTTCCC AGTCTGACTCGGAGCGTTCGCAGAGCTGCCTAGAGTTGAGTCACTCGTTTGAGGAAGGGGACGAGGGCAGGTCAGAGCTCTATTATAGCGTGGCCAGTTTCACTGGAGGGAGGATGTCCCAGGAGGATTGGCAtggtgatgaagaggaggaggatgaaaaaGCCAAATCCAATGGAGCCAGAAAACACAG GATAAGTTTGCCAGCTCCCATGTTTTCCAGAAACAACTGCAGCATCTGGAGCATACTGAGAAAATGCATTGGAATG GAGCTGTCTAAAATAACAATGCCGGTCATCTTCAACGAGCCTCTCAGCTTCTTACAGAGACTCACAGAGTACATGGAGCACACTTATCTCATCCAGCAGGCTAACGACTCCACTGACTCCATAGAGAGAATGAAG tgtgtagcAGCGTTTGCAGTGTCTGCAGTGGCGTCTCAGTGGGAGAGGACAGGAAAACCCTTTAACCCCCTGCTGGGGGAAACATATGAGCTCGTCAG AGAGGATTTGGGTTTCCGTGTGATCTCGGAGCAGGTGAGTCACCATCCTCCAGTTAGTGCTTTCCACGCTGAGGGCCTGCAGACGGACTTTGTTTTCCACGGGTCCATCTACCCCAAGCTGAAGTTCTGGGGTAAAAGTGTGGAGGCTGAGCCGAAGGGCATCATGACTTTGGAGCTGCCCAA GTATAATGAGGCGTACACGTGGACAAATCCGACATGCTGCGTTCACAACATCATCGTGGGGCAGCTATGGATTGAACAGTACGGCAATGTGGAGGTGATCAACCACAG AACTGGAGAGAAGTGCTGTCTCAGCTTCAAACCCTGCGGTCTTTTTGGAAAAGAACTGCATAAAGTCGAGGGCTACATTCTTGACAAAAG CAAaaagaaggtgtgtgttttgtacggGAAATGGACGGAGTGCATGTACGCAGTGGATCCGGCAATGTTCGAGGCTCACAAGAAGAACGATAAGGTCACAGAGGGGAAGAAAAGCAGTAAAGAG GGGTCCAGTGCTGAATCTGAAGAAAGCCCACAACCAGGCAGCAACTCTCTGGAGGAGATTCCAGGCAGCCAGTTACTCTGGAAAATTACACCACGACCAGCCAACTCTGCCCAG ATGTACAATTTCACTTCGTTCGCCATGCAGCTAAATGAACTAGATGAAGAGATCGAAGCTGTAATTCCCAAAACTGACTGCAGACTCAGACCCGACATCCGCGCCATGGAAAATGGAGACATTG ACTTGGCAAGTGAGGAGAAAAAGAGGCTGGAGGAAAAACAGAGAGCAGCACGCAAGAGCCGGGCCAAGTCAGACGAGGACTGGAAGACAAG GTGGTTTCATCAGGGTCCGAACCCTCATACCAACTCTCAAGACTGGCTCTTCTCCACCGCTTACTGGAACCGAGATTACTCCCAAGTGCCTGATATTTACTGA